The genome window GGCGAGGGCTTGACGAATGCAAGTGTCAAGTACAGCCAGACTCACACATACTATACGCCCAGCGATATTCAGAACGTGATATCTTATGCCGAGAACCTGGGAATTCTTGTGTATCCAGAGACAGACATGCCTGGTCACAGTGATATCTGGTATGTCATACGATACCCCTGCTTCAGCGTTGCTGCATGATCTAACGGCATTCTACTAGGGGAATATGGAAAAAGGACCTGGTAGTAGGTAAGGCAAGCTTGAAAAAGCCGGACGCCCAGCTCGACATTAGGCAGAACAACAAACAAGTGTATGATTATATCCGCAGCTTGGTATCAACCGTCGATGGGTATTTCGGCTCATCTTACCATCACTTTGGTGGCGATGAAGTGGCATACATGTGGAACACCAAGGACGATAACAAACTATTCAATACGTTTTTGAACTGGCTCAAGACTCTCACTCCAAAGAAATCGGTCATCTTATGGGACGATCCTCTCACCGACTCGGAAAAGAGTATCACCCTATCAAAGGACTGGATCATTCAAACCTGGCATAAAGGGACCACTCAAAAGATACTCAAAAAGGGACACCGGGTTATCGTTTCTGAGTCCAACACATTCTATATCGGAAACGCAGATGCTGACAAGATATCCTCTTTTGTATTCCCAAAGGACCCCAAGGTCTTGGGATTCGAAGTGGCTTGGTTCACTTCACAGGATGATGATCCGAGTGATTTGGATCAAGATTGGATTATCGAACCCTTGAAAGCTGCATCTAAGATCCGGAGAAAGTAGGCAAGGAAAAGGCGCATGCGAACTTCAAAGGCCCGAACTGTACAAGCTAGATGAAGTGGCACTGAGTCCCAAATGGCTCAAAGTTTAACTATGATAATCAGAA of Fusarium oxysporum Fo47 chromosome I, complete sequence contains these proteins:
- a CDS encoding glycoside hydrolase superfamily, whose protein sequence is MTSNLYPHRGFMLDTGRKFFPVKAILHLLTLLHQYNFNVFHWHIYDAESFPLLWPAGEGLTNASVKYSQTHTYYTPSDIQNVISYAENLGILVYPETDMPGHSDIWGIWKKDLVVGKASLKKPDAQLDIRQNNKQVYDYIRSLVSTVDGYFGSSYHHFGGDEVAYMWNTKDDNKLFNTFLNWLKTLTPKKSVILWDDPLTDSEKSITLSKDWIIQTWHKGTTQKILKKGHRVIVSESNTFYIGNADADKISSFVFPKDPKVLGFEVAWFTSQDDDPSDLDQDWIIEPLKAASKIRRK